The following are encoded together in the Bradymonas sediminis genome:
- a CDS encoding DUF3536 domain-containing protein, whose protein sequence is MKRVKKKMSRYICIHGHFYQPPRENPWLEAIQMQASAEPYHDWNERITEECYATNAWARILGENGFPDEGLIVEIVNNYSKISFNFGPTLLMWLQDHHPTVYQAVLAADRESIERFDGHGSAMAQCYNHMIMPLANARDQRTQVIWGIRDFKSRFKRAPAGMWLPETAVDIPTLEALAEQGVKFTLLAPHQAARIRPLGENANPSLGASRHPAARTPAASADKNDCSAFVDGESEWRDVEGAIIDTRRAYLQRLPSGREIALFFYDGPLSRSIAFEQLLNHGDQFADRLANGFSSEPGAAELAHIATDGESYGHHHRHGEMALAYALRRLERDVNVELTNYAQFLAKYPPRWEVEIREKSSWSCAHGIGRWERDCGCHTGGDPHWNQQWRAPLRAALDWLRDKVALLYERDAEALLSNPWAARDHYIDIINDRSAQNLERFFALHATKPLSPSQQTRALKLLEMQRHAMLMFTSCGWFFSELSGIETLQVIEYAGRVVQLAQELFDVAIGPAFLKRLDAAKSNIAVFGSGRDLYEKSVPSPPIGLERVGAHYAISSLFNTYYTPTRIYAYKVEDLTRQLYEAGEIHLRVGHCKITSEVTLESGEFVYAALHLGGHNVTGGIRPYAGTDDLEELISQSKVYFERAETPALVRLLDRSFDGNSFSLRSLFRDEQHQVMEAILGSAIQEAESAYQQVYRRRAPLLRFLADLDIPQPHALRSAAEIVLNRKLIQAFEAAEPNPQRLKSLLAEIKTAHISLEKEKLAFAANARLLALATKFERDAEDLSTLVAFARIATMARELPFEVNFWEAQNICYRILREKYPAQKQRAEESMEAPTQEWVRIFESLTAALRVAITPALHTDE, encoded by the coding sequence ATGAAACGAGTCAAAAAGAAGATGAGCCGTTATATCTGTATTCACGGGCATTTTTATCAACCTCCACGCGAGAATCCCTGGCTCGAAGCGATCCAAATGCAGGCGTCCGCCGAGCCCTACCACGACTGGAATGAGCGCATCACCGAGGAGTGCTACGCCACCAATGCATGGGCGCGCATCCTGGGAGAGAATGGCTTTCCCGACGAAGGTTTGATCGTCGAAATCGTCAACAATTACTCCAAGATCAGCTTCAATTTCGGCCCCACGCTACTGATGTGGCTTCAGGACCACCACCCTACGGTCTACCAAGCCGTCTTGGCGGCCGACCGGGAGAGCATCGAGCGCTTCGACGGTCACGGCTCGGCGATGGCTCAATGCTATAATCATATGATTATGCCGCTGGCCAACGCGCGCGATCAGCGAACCCAGGTCATCTGGGGCATCCGCGATTTCAAATCTCGCTTCAAACGCGCCCCCGCGGGAATGTGGCTGCCCGAGACCGCGGTCGATATCCCCACGCTCGAGGCGCTGGCCGAGCAGGGAGTCAAGTTCACGCTCCTCGCCCCACACCAGGCCGCGCGTATTCGTCCCCTGGGTGAAAACGCAAACCCGAGCCTTGGCGCCTCAAGGCATCCCGCGGCGAGGACACCCGCAGCGAGCGCCGACAAAAACGATTGCAGCGCCTTTGTCGACGGCGAATCAGAGTGGCGCGATGTCGAGGGTGCGATCATCGATACGCGGCGGGCGTATCTTCAACGCCTACCATCGGGCCGAGAAATCGCGCTCTTCTTCTACGATGGCCCGCTCTCCCGCAGCATCGCTTTTGAGCAGCTATTAAACCACGGCGATCAATTCGCCGACCGCCTGGCAAACGGCTTTAGCTCCGAGCCCGGCGCCGCCGAACTCGCCCATATCGCGACGGACGGCGAGTCCTATGGGCACCACCACCGCCACGGAGAAATGGCGCTGGCGTATGCGTTGCGGCGCCTGGAGCGCGACGTCAACGTCGAGCTAACCAACTACGCCCAATTCCTCGCCAAATATCCGCCCCGCTGGGAAGTCGAGATTCGCGAAAAATCGTCCTGGAGCTGCGCGCACGGCATCGGCCGCTGGGAGCGCGATTGCGGCTGTCATACCGGCGGCGATCCACATTGGAACCAACAGTGGCGAGCGCCGCTTCGCGCGGCGCTTGATTGGCTGCGCGACAAAGTCGCGCTCCTTTATGAACGCGACGCCGAAGCACTTTTGAGCAACCCCTGGGCTGCGCGCGACCACTATATCGATATTATCAACGACCGCTCAGCTCAGAACCTCGAGCGTTTTTTCGCCCTGCACGCGACCAAGCCTCTCAGCCCAAGCCAGCAGACCCGCGCGCTCAAGCTCCTCGAGATGCAGCGCCACGCCATGCTGATGTTCACCAGCTGCGGGTGGTTTTTCAGCGAACTCTCGGGCATCGAGACGCTTCAGGTAATCGAATACGCCGGACGCGTCGTGCAATTGGCCCAGGAACTCTTTGATGTCGCGATCGGCCCGGCATTCCTGAAGCGACTCGACGCGGCAAAGAGCAATATTGCAGTGTTCGGAAGCGGACGCGACCTCTATGAGAAGAGCGTGCCCTCGCCGCCGATTGGCCTGGAGCGCGTCGGCGCGCACTACGCGATCAGCTCACTCTTCAACACCTATTACACACCCACACGCATCTACGCATATAAGGTCGAAGACCTCACCCGACAGCTCTACGAAGCCGGCGAGATTCACCTGCGCGTTGGACATTGCAAAATCACCTCGGAGGTCACGCTTGAGTCGGGCGAATTCGTCTACGCCGCCCTGCACCTTGGCGGGCACAATGTCACTGGCGGCATTCGCCCCTATGCCGGCACGGATGACCTCGAGGAGCTGATTTCCCAGAGCAAAGTCTACTTTGAACGAGCCGAAACGCCCGCACTAGTTCGCCTCCTCGATCGCAGCTTCGACGGCAATTCCTTCTCGCTGCGCTCACTCTTTCGCGATGAACAACATCAGGTGATGGAGGCCATCCTCGGCAGCGCCATCCAAGAGGCGGAGTCAGCCTATCAGCAAGTCTACCGCCGCCGCGCCCCGCTGCTACGATTCCTGGCGGACCTTGATATCCCGCAACCTCACGCGCTCCGAAGCGCCGCCGAGATCGTCCTGAACCGTAAACTTATTCAGGCATTCGAGGCGGCGGAGCCAAACCCGCAGCGCCTAAAGAGCTTGCTCGCCGAGATAAAGACCGCCCATATCTCATTGGAGAAAGAAAAACTCGCCTTCGCGGCGAACGCGCGGCTTCTGGCGCTGGCGACCAAATTCGAACGCGACGCCGAAGATCTCTCGACGCTCGTGGCGTTCGCGCGCATCGCCACGATGGCCCGAGAGCTGCCCTTTGAGGTCAACTTCTGGGAAGCTCAGAATATCTGCTATCGAATTTTGCGCGAGAAATATCCGGCCCAAAAGCAACGCGCTGAAGAGTCGATGGAGGCGCCCACGCAGGAATGGGTCCGAATATTTGAGTCACTCACCGCGGCCCTGCGCGTCGCGATCACCCCGGCCCTGCACACCGACGAATAA
- the treS gene encoding maltose alpha-D-glucosyltransferase gives MAFEKDPQWYKDAVIYEVHVRTFYDSDGDGVGDFCGLKQKLDYLQDLGITAIWLLPFYPSPLRDDGYDIADYRNVHPDYGTLEDFKAFLDAAHRRGIRVITELVVNHTSDKHPWFQLARQSPVGSPERDFYVWSDDPNTYAEARIIFQDFENSNWAWDPVAKAYYWHRFYSHQPDLNFDNPAVKKALFEVLDYWLEMGVDGMRLDAVPYLYEREGTNCENLPETHAFLKQLRAHVDANFEDRMLLAEANQWPEDAAEYFGDGDECHMNYHFPVMPRLFLALQQEDRFPIVDILEQTPEIPDTCQWAVFLRNHDELTLEMVTDEERDFMYRAYAREARARVNLGIRRRLAPLMNNDRRRIELMNALLFALPGTPVLYYGDEIGMGDNIFLGDRNGVRTPMQWSGDRNAGFSRTNPQQLYLPVIIDPEYSYETINVEVQQANPSSLFWWTKRLLAMRKRHAALARGSLRILRPDNRKVLVFLREYEGEKLLIIANLSRSPNYVELDLSEFQGMVPVELFGRTLFPPIGELPYFLTLGTHGVYWFALEEHEDSKQGWALEESSEPVNVTLYRVKSLEEALSGRSRARIEGAMADFLRRQRWFASKGTFIRDVNFQELIPIALDQRLVYLSLVEVETENHHTEVYVVPLALAMGDHAAQAIQRSYPIVARLRFDAIGEEGVLYDAIVDPEFTRVLFDILRSGKPRQGQHGALVSERSDEFWELLEAAESIEPQVMQTEQSNTSVVYGDRLIFKLFRKLEPGGNLDAEIGRYLTDKGFEHAPKLAGQFDYRTGKDPIQTLGIMQEFIANEGDAWTYTLDELDRFYDRVVTRAHRSEYPQGDITTDIDDLIGSYPDAARLLGQRTADLHHALAQPSADPNFGSEGFSKLYQRSQYQSMRNLTGRVLAELRKKLDTLPDALRPVAQRLLDSRDLLHRPALDLLPERIDAMRIRTHGDFHLGQVLHTGKDFIITDFEGEPARPVSERRIRRSPLRDVAGMIRSFHYAAHFALSDHSHQDLASVRDTPLQDWGSAWFAQVRTAYLNAYLDATRDSKLRPASRELCAKLLNAYEVEKMVYELGYELNNRPDWLALPLNSLAQYLDECENS, from the coding sequence TTGGCGTTCGAAAAAGACCCCCAATGGTATAAAGACGCGGTAATCTACGAAGTCCACGTGCGCACCTTCTATGATAGTGACGGCGACGGTGTGGGGGATTTTTGCGGATTAAAGCAGAAGCTCGACTACCTGCAAGACCTCGGCATCACTGCCATCTGGTTGCTGCCGTTTTACCCGTCTCCGCTTCGCGATGACGGCTATGATATCGCGGACTATCGCAACGTCCACCCTGACTACGGAACCCTTGAAGACTTCAAGGCGTTTTTGGACGCCGCCCACCGGCGCGGCATCCGCGTCATCACCGAATTGGTGGTCAATCACACCTCGGATAAACACCCCTGGTTCCAACTCGCCCGCCAAAGCCCTGTGGGGAGCCCGGAGCGCGACTTCTACGTGTGGAGCGATGACCCGAATACCTACGCCGAAGCACGGATTATCTTCCAGGATTTCGAGAACTCAAATTGGGCCTGGGATCCGGTCGCCAAAGCCTATTATTGGCATCGCTTCTATAGCCACCAGCCCGACCTTAACTTCGACAACCCGGCGGTCAAAAAGGCGCTCTTCGAGGTGCTCGATTATTGGCTCGAGATGGGCGTCGACGGCATGCGCCTGGACGCCGTCCCCTACCTCTACGAACGCGAGGGAACCAATTGCGAGAACCTGCCCGAGACCCACGCGTTCCTAAAGCAACTGCGCGCCCACGTTGACGCAAATTTCGAAGACCGCATGTTGCTCGCCGAGGCGAATCAATGGCCCGAAGACGCCGCCGAATATTTCGGCGACGGCGACGAATGCCATATGAATTATCACTTTCCGGTCATGCCCAGGCTCTTCCTCGCGCTACAACAGGAAGACCGCTTTCCTATCGTCGATATCTTGGAGCAGACCCCGGAGATTCCCGACACCTGCCAGTGGGCGGTCTTCCTGCGAAATCACGATGAACTCACCCTCGAGATGGTCACCGACGAGGAGCGCGACTTTATGTACCGCGCCTATGCCCGCGAAGCCCGCGCACGGGTTAATCTCGGGATTCGCCGTCGCCTCGCCCCGCTGATGAATAACGACCGGCGCCGCATCGAATTGATGAACGCCCTGCTCTTCGCGTTGCCCGGTACGCCAGTCCTCTATTATGGCGACGAAATCGGCATGGGGGATAATATTTTCCTGGGCGACCGAAACGGCGTGCGCACCCCGATGCAATGGAGCGGCGACCGCAACGCAGGCTTCTCGCGCACCAACCCTCAACAGCTCTATCTGCCGGTGATTATCGACCCCGAATATAGCTATGAGACGATCAACGTCGAGGTTCAACAGGCAAACCCAAGCTCGCTGTTCTGGTGGACCAAGCGCCTGCTCGCGATGCGCAAGCGACACGCCGCGCTGGCGCGCGGCTCCCTGCGAATCCTGCGCCCCGATAACCGAAAGGTCCTGGTGTTCCTGCGCGAATACGAGGGCGAAAAGCTCCTGATTATCGCCAACCTTTCGCGCTCCCCAAATTATGTCGAGCTCGACCTATCCGAGTTCCAAGGCATGGTCCCCGTCGAGCTATTTGGGCGCACCCTTTTTCCGCCCATCGGGGAGCTGCCCTATTTCCTCACCCTCGGCACCCACGGCGTGTACTGGTTTGCGCTCGAAGAGCACGAAGACAGCAAACAGGGCTGGGCGCTGGAAGAGAGCAGCGAGCCCGTAAACGTCACCCTCTACCGCGTGAAATCCCTTGAAGAGGCGCTCAGCGGCCGCTCCCGGGCACGCATCGAAGGGGCGATGGCTGACTTCCTTCGCCGCCAGCGCTGGTTCGCCTCGAAAGGAACATTTATTCGAGACGTCAACTTTCAAGAACTCATCCCGATCGCGCTGGACCAACGCCTCGTTTATTTAAGCCTGGTCGAAGTCGAAACGGAGAATCATCACACGGAGGTCTACGTCGTCCCGTTAGCGCTGGCGATGGGAGACCACGCGGCCCAGGCTATCCAGCGCAGCTACCCGATCGTAGCCCGCCTTCGCTTCGACGCCATCGGCGAAGAGGGTGTGCTCTACGATGCCATCGTCGACCCGGAATTCACCCGCGTGCTCTTCGACATATTGCGCAGCGGAAAACCGCGCCAAGGGCAACACGGCGCGCTCGTCTCGGAGCGCTCCGATGAGTTCTGGGAACTCCTCGAAGCCGCCGAGAGCATCGAGCCTCAGGTGATGCAAACCGAGCAGAGCAACACGTCGGTCGTTTATGGCGACCGCCTTATCTTCAAGCTCTTTCGCAAGCTGGAGCCCGGTGGAAATCTCGACGCTGAGATCGGGCGCTACCTTACCGACAAGGGTTTCGAGCACGCCCCCAAGCTCGCCGGGCAATTCGACTATAGAACGGGCAAGGACCCGATTCAGACCCTTGGGATCATGCAAGAGTTTATTGCCAATGAAGGCGACGCCTGGACCTATACCCTCGACGAACTCGATCGCTTCTACGACCGGGTGGTCACCCGCGCGCACCGAAGCGAGTATCCTCAGGGCGATATCACCACAGATATTGATGATTTAATCGGCAGCTACCCTGACGCCGCGCGGCTGCTGGGCCAGCGCACCGCCGACCTTCACCACGCGCTCGCTCAGCCATCTGCCGACCCGAATTTCGGCAGCGAAGGGTTCTCGAAATTATACCAGCGCTCCCAATACCAATCGATGCGCAACCTGACCGGACGCGTCCTCGCCGAACTTCGAAAGAAGCTCGACACACTGCCCGACGCGCTTCGCCCGGTCGCCCAACGTCTGCTCGACTCGCGCGACCTGCTCCATCGTCCAGCCCTCGATCTCCTGCCGGAGCGAATCGACGCGATGCGTATCCGAACCCACGGCGACTTTCACCTCGGCCAGGTCCTCCACACCGGCAAGGACTTCATCATCACGGACTTCGAGGGCGAGCCCGCGCGGCCGGTCAGCGAGCGCCGTATTCGCCGCTCACCACTGCGAGATGTCGCCGGTATGATTCGCTCCTTTCACTACGCTGCTCACTTCGCCCTCTCGGATCACTCGCACCAGGACCTCGCCTCGGTCCGCGACACACCCTTGCAGGACTGGGGAAGCGCATGGTTCGCGCAGGTTCGTACCGCCTATCTAAACGCCTATCTCGACGCGACACGCGATTCAAAATTACGCCCCGCCTCCCGGGAACTCTGCGCGAAACTGCTCAACGCCTACGAGGTCGAAAAAATGGTCTACGAGCTTGGCTACGAACTCAATAACCGCCCCGATTGGCTCGCATTGCCGCTGAACTCACTGGCGCAATATCTCGACGAGTGCGAGAATTCCTAG
- a CDS encoding alpha-1,4-glucan--maltose-1-phosphate maltosyltransferase has protein sequence MDRSRVIIDRVEPTVDAGRFALKRCINDTLMIRARAFCDGHDQPRCELLWRHWTEQQWSHIVMNEEGWDHWQAGFRLPKLGIYYYTVIGWVDAFRTWREDLRKRAQADQDIDVDLRIGAAMVRAAQAHAEQVDAPASAASLAAYAVQLESANRTQTQRANLAQERPLAHLMCEWAERRAVTRYQPELRVDVEPTRARFSSWYELFPRSPAVSGPPPAGTPPEHATLSQCKERLDYAADLGFNIVYLPPIHPIGQTHRKGANNATKATADDVGSPWAIGSAAGGHKSVHPRLGTLEDFKGLVGYARDLDLDIALDIAFQVSPDHPYVAQHPQWFRERPDGTIQYAENPPKKYEDIYPFDFETQDWRALWAELASIFAFWCDCGVRVFRVDNPHTKPFNFWEWLIPTIKTNYPETIFLSEAFARPAVMHRLAKLGFSQSYTYFTWRNSKHELSEYLREVTRPEMLDFMRPNFWPNTPDILHETLQNGRRATFMLRAALAATMSSNYGIYGPAFELMEHVPRHPGSEEYLDSEKYQLRTWNLNQTPNITDFIRRLNRIRAENSALQQNRNTTIHGADNDAIFVFSKRSDAHDNFILVVANLSAAHTHSATVELDLEALGLDPERHFHIHDLVDDARYIWRGRHNFVELTPQRCPVHIFRIGERPRNEQDFDYYF, from the coding sequence ATGGACCGCTCACGCGTCATCATCGACCGGGTTGAGCCGACAGTCGACGCGGGCCGATTCGCGCTCAAACGCTGCATCAACGACACCCTTATGATTCGCGCCCGCGCGTTTTGCGACGGCCACGACCAGCCCCGCTGCGAGCTCCTATGGCGCCACTGGACCGAGCAACAATGGTCTCACATTGTGATGAATGAGGAGGGCTGGGATCACTGGCAGGCCGGCTTTCGACTGCCGAAATTGGGAATCTACTACTATACGGTCATCGGATGGGTCGACGCGTTTAGAACCTGGCGAGAAGACCTGAGAAAACGAGCTCAGGCGGACCAAGATATCGACGTCGACCTTCGCATCGGCGCCGCCATGGTCCGAGCCGCCCAAGCCCACGCCGAGCAGGTCGACGCCCCCGCATCTGCCGCCTCGCTCGCCGCCTATGCCGTCCAACTCGAGAGCGCAAACCGCACGCAAACTCAACGCGCAAACCTCGCCCAAGAGCGCCCGTTGGCCCATTTGATGTGTGAGTGGGCCGAGCGCCGAGCCGTCACTCGCTACCAGCCGGAACTCCGGGTCGACGTCGAACCGACTCGCGCACGCTTCTCGAGCTGGTACGAGTTATTTCCACGCTCTCCGGCCGTGTCTGGCCCACCGCCGGCAGGCACGCCTCCCGAGCACGCGACGCTCTCGCAATGCAAAGAACGGCTCGATTATGCCGCGGATCTCGGATTTAATATTGTCTACCTTCCACCCATCCACCCCATAGGGCAGACCCATCGCAAGGGCGCAAATAACGCGACGAAAGCCACCGCCGATGACGTCGGAAGCCCCTGGGCCATTGGGAGCGCTGCCGGCGGACACAAATCCGTCCACCCCCGCCTCGGAACATTGGAAGACTTTAAGGGACTCGTCGGCTATGCACGCGACCTCGACCTCGACATCGCTCTCGATATCGCCTTTCAGGTCTCCCCGGATCATCCCTATGTCGCCCAGCATCCGCAGTGGTTTCGGGAGCGTCCCGACGGAACGATTCAATACGCCGAAAATCCACCCAAAAAATACGAGGATATCTACCCCTTTGACTTCGAAACCCAGGATTGGCGCGCTCTCTGGGCAGAGCTAGCCAGCATTTTTGCGTTCTGGTGCGACTGCGGCGTGCGCGTCTTTCGCGTCGATAACCCGCACACCAAACCGTTTAATTTCTGGGAGTGGTTAATCCCCACGATCAAAACGAACTACCCGGAGACCATTTTTCTGTCAGAGGCCTTCGCTCGCCCGGCGGTCATGCACCGGTTGGCGAAGCTGGGGTTCTCCCAATCCTATACCTATTTCACCTGGCGCAACTCCAAACACGAACTCAGCGAGTACCTCCGCGAGGTTACGCGCCCGGAGATGCTTGACTTTATGCGGCCGAATTTCTGGCCCAATACCCCCGACATCCTCCACGAAACGCTTCAAAATGGACGACGCGCGACTTTTATGCTGCGCGCCGCCCTCGCCGCGACGATGAGTTCCAATTACGGGATCTACGGGCCCGCCTTCGAACTGATGGAACACGTCCCGCGCCACCCAGGCAGCGAGGAATACCTGGACTCTGAGAAATACCAATTGCGCACATGGAATCTGAATCAGACACCGAATATCACCGATTTCATCCGCCGGCTTAACCGTATTCGCGCCGAAAATTCCGCGCTTCAACAGAACCGAAACACCACAATTCACGGCGCGGACAATGACGCGATCTTCGTGTTTAGCAAGCGCTCCGACGCGCACGATAATTTTATTCTGGTCGTGGCGAACCTCAGCGCCGCACACACCCACTCGGCCACCGTCGAGCTCGACTTAGAGGCGCTTGGCCTCGACCCGGAGCGCCATTTTCATATTCACGACCTGGTCGATGACGCGCGCTATATCTGGCGAGGACGGCATAACTTTGTGGAACTCACGCCCCAACGGTGTCCGGTGCATATTTTTCGCATCGGTGAGCGCCCGCGCAATGAGCAGGATTTCGATTATTATTTTTAG
- a CDS encoding alpha,alpha-trehalose-phosphate synthase (UDP-forming): protein MHVEGASVGDIMRKEYATKGLAIVSNRLPTIVEFEASTKAWSGKPGCGGLVSAMNPILERRGGTWVGWPGMINEDARGHESRLDELLDGLGQQAGYALESVMLNAEQVRDYYGGFANSVLWPLFHGFPNRCDFNPRYWKSYLKVNRRFAATLMDTLDEDQPVWVHDYHLLVVAEMLRSMGFEGRIGFFLHIPFPALENFIKLPWRAELMRALLAFDLVGFQSARDERNFLECVERLVPHASISRVASTSTVLLEGEAAQSVTVGVFPISIDFEDFETRARSPSVLQHLDALRRDFGATKMFLGVDRLDYTKGLVERFHAFELLLEEHPELCESVVLFQLVVPSRENVPEYQALKREVDRIVGRINGRFSSPSWQPIHYLYNTVSTEELTALYRFASVAVVTPLCDGMNLVAKEFCAAQVDESGVLVLSEFAGAADEFHRDALLVNPYDTVGCAQVLYRAVMMDRQERRERIQRLRARVQTHHVFRWANQFVESLHEPSTLLEVSDTEYLPTIDTGEFAASLFIPPDPFGDATRPSL, encoded by the coding sequence ATGCACGTCGAAGGTGCATCGGTGGGGGATATCATGCGCAAGGAATACGCCACGAAAGGTCTGGCGATTGTGTCGAATCGGCTGCCGACGATAGTGGAGTTCGAGGCGAGCACGAAAGCGTGGTCGGGCAAGCCGGGGTGTGGAGGGTTGGTGTCGGCGATGAACCCGATATTGGAGCGGCGCGGGGGGACCTGGGTGGGGTGGCCCGGGATGATCAATGAGGACGCGCGCGGCCATGAGTCGCGCCTGGATGAGTTGCTCGACGGCCTTGGACAGCAGGCCGGGTATGCGTTGGAGTCGGTGATGCTAAACGCCGAGCAGGTGCGTGATTATTATGGAGGGTTCGCCAACTCGGTGCTGTGGCCGCTATTCCACGGTTTTCCGAATCGCTGTGACTTTAACCCGCGCTATTGGAAGTCGTATTTGAAGGTCAATCGCCGCTTCGCCGCGACGTTGATGGACACGCTCGACGAGGACCAGCCGGTCTGGGTGCATGACTATCATCTGCTCGTAGTGGCCGAAATGTTGCGAAGCATGGGCTTCGAGGGGCGAATCGGATTTTTCTTGCATATCCCGTTTCCGGCGTTGGAGAATTTCATCAAGTTGCCGTGGCGCGCCGAGTTGATGCGTGCGTTGCTGGCCTTCGATCTCGTCGGGTTTCAGTCGGCGCGCGATGAGCGGAACTTCCTGGAATGTGTTGAGCGCCTTGTACCCCATGCGTCGATCTCGCGGGTCGCGTCGACCAGCACGGTCTTGCTAGAGGGCGAGGCAGCCCAAAGCGTGACGGTGGGCGTTTTCCCGATCAGCATTGATTTTGAGGACTTTGAAACCCGGGCGCGCTCGCCATCCGTGCTCCAGCATCTTGACGCCTTGCGGCGCGACTTTGGGGCCACGAAAATGTTTTTGGGGGTGGACCGGCTGGACTATACGAAGGGATTGGTTGAGCGCTTCCACGCGTTTGAATTGCTCTTAGAGGAGCATCCGGAGTTATGTGAGAGCGTTGTGCTCTTTCAATTGGTGGTTCCAAGTCGCGAAAATGTGCCCGAATATCAGGCGCTTAAGCGCGAGGTTGACCGCATCGTCGGGCGGATTAACGGCCGGTTTAGCTCGCCGAGCTGGCAGCCCATTCACTACCTCTATAATACGGTCAGCACCGAGGAGTTGACGGCTCTATATCGCTTCGCCTCTGTGGCGGTCGTGACGCCGCTTTGCGACGGGATGAACCTGGTGGCCAAGGAGTTTTGTGCCGCCCAGGTCGACGAGAGTGGGGTGCTGGTGTTGAGCGAATTTGCTGGCGCAGCCGATGAGTTTCATCGCGACGCACTGCTGGTAAATCCATACGACACGGTGGGGTGTGCGCAGGTTCTATATCGAGCTGTCATGATGGACCGGCAGGAGCGAAGAGAGCGTATTCAACGGCTTCGGGCGCGGGTGCAGACCCATCATGTCTTCAGGTGGGCGAATCAATTCGTCGAGAGTCTTCACGAGCCGAGCACTCTGTTGGAGGTCTCGGATACCGAGTATCTGCCGACCATCGACACCGGGGAGTTTGCGGCGAGTCTCTTCATTCCACCGGACCCATTTGGCGACGCGACGCGTCCCTCACTCTAG
- a CDS encoding alpha/beta fold hydrolase → MAYSNRFDLALAFAAQLHRNQTRKGKDVPYINHLMGVASLVGSFGGDEDQVIAGLLHDSIEDCVDEMPEIRAHIDEKFGPRVLEIVEGCTDSDTLPKPPWAARKQTYLDHLHALPADSPTLLVSLCDKVYNARAIVADLEVEGDILWERFTAKRAGSLWYYRVLSNIFLHKKPGYLANELKRLVDTMNASGSTSGESKGDPLLYFFHGLESGPHGSKYQRLCESNRVFSPDFQGMDVWERLDKIERETQGLRNLVIVGSSYGGLLASLFYSRNPERVRGLVLMAPALYQEASDKVERMPEDAVVIHARQDDIVPIGPVREKCAKHGIKIIEVDDNHRLEKSHDLMLAGVQKFLPPGA, encoded by the coding sequence ATGGCCTATTCAAACCGCTTCGACCTTGCCCTCGCCTTCGCCGCCCAATTGCACCGAAATCAAACCAGAAAAGGAAAGGATGTCCCCTATATCAACCACCTGATGGGCGTGGCCTCACTGGTGGGCAGTTTTGGCGGTGATGAGGACCAGGTCATCGCCGGACTGCTGCATGACAGCATCGAGGATTGCGTCGATGAGATGCCCGAAATTCGCGCGCACATTGACGAGAAATTCGGCCCGCGAGTGCTCGAGATCGTCGAAGGTTGTACTGACTCAGATACTCTGCCGAAGCCGCCGTGGGCCGCGCGCAAACAGACCTATTTGGATCACCTCCACGCCTTGCCCGCCGACTCCCCCACCCTTTTGGTGTCGCTGTGTGACAAGGTCTATAACGCACGGGCCATCGTCGCGGACCTAGAAGTCGAGGGCGACATTCTGTGGGAGCGATTCACCGCCAAGCGCGCGGGCTCCCTGTGGTATTATCGGGTGCTCTCAAATATTTTCTTGCACAAAAAACCCGGCTACCTTGCCAACGAACTGAAGCGCCTGGTCGACACCATGAATGCGTCGGGCTCAACGAGCGGCGAGTCGAAAGGCGACCCACTACTCTATTTCTTCCACGGACTTGAGTCGGGTCCCCACGGGTCAAAATACCAACGCCTGTGCGAGTCCAACCGAGTCTTCTCCCCCGATTTTCAGGGGATGGACGTCTGGGAGCGCCTGGACAAAATCGAGCGTGAGACCCAGGGCCTGCGAAACCTGGTCATCGTGGGCTCATCCTACGGCGGACTGCTCGCCTCCCTCTTCTATTCGCGAAACCCCGAGCGCGTGCGCGGCCTGGTCCTCATGGCCCCGGCCCTCTACCAGGAAGCCTCCGACAAGGTCGAACGCATGCCTGAAGACGCGGTCGTCATCCACGCCCGACAGGATGATATCGTTCCCATCGGACCGGTACGCGAGAAGTGCGCCAAACACGGCATCAAAATCATCGAGGTGGACGACAACCACCGCCTCGAAAAATCTCACGACCTGATGCTCGCCGGCGTGCAAAAATTTCTACCGCCCGGAGCCTGA